The following coding sequences lie in one Nitrospirota bacterium genomic window:
- a CDS encoding DUF2283 domain-containing protein — translation MDKVVVYYHKDSDTMDIWFGNPEDEVICEEAGEGIILKKDKDGKVIGIEKLYVSRTVGASQPLPVELVVA, via the coding sequence ATGGACAAGGTAGTGGTTTATTATCATAAAGACTCTGACACAATGGATATCTGGTTTGGTAATCCAGAGGATGAAGTTATATGCGAAGAAGCCGGCGAGGGGATTATCTTAAAGAAAGACAAAGATGGTAAGGTAATAGGCATAGAAAAGCTGTATGTAAGCAGGACAGTCGGTGCCAGCCAGCCATTGCCGGTTGAATTAGTGGTTGCTTAA
- a CDS encoding adenylyl-sulfate kinase, translating into MSGIAIWLTGLPGSGKSTIADAIKKEYPEFIVLSMDALRKVVTPQPSYSETERDILYRALVYIAKTLTEQGNNVIIDATGNLRRWRELARELIPGYIEIYLKCSLSTCMEREKKRFNTHEAPHDIYEKGKKGWPVPGLTAPYEEPLAPELTLDTDSLSPKECLRAIKELLKKVSTFPQSADRNLHSSM; encoded by the coding sequence ATGTCAGGCATTGCAATATGGCTAACAGGGCTTCCAGGAAGTGGTAAAAGCACAATCGCAGATGCCATTAAAAAAGAATACCCTGAATTTATCGTCTTAAGCATGGATGCCTTAAGAAAGGTTGTTACACCGCAACCTTCATACTCAGAGACTGAAAGGGATATACTTTATCGTGCCCTCGTATATATCGCAAAGACCCTCACAGAGCAAGGAAATAATGTAATAATCGATGCAACTGGAAATCTAAGAAGATGGCGTGAGCTTGCAAGAGAGCTTATCCCCGGATATATAGAGATATATCTAAAATGCTCCCTTTCTACATGCATGGAAAGGGAAAAGAAAAGGTTCAACACACATGAGGCACCTCATGATATATATGAAAAAGGGAAAAAGGGCTGGCCCGTTCCAGGGCTTACTGCTCCATACGAGGAGCCACTTGCCCCTGAGCTTACATTGGATACAGACTCATTAAGTCCTAAGGAGTGCCTGAGGGCTATAAAAGAGCTTTTAAAGAAAGTTTCTACCTTCCCCCAATCTGCCGATAGGAATTTGCATTCTTCCATGTAA
- a CDS encoding cyclic nucleotide-binding domain-containing protein — translation MEDIALLKRIEFFNGLTTLELTQLSRITERTTFKQGQEIVTQGAVCDAVYILKDGSVNVIKDGKLLITLDKGSPIGEISFVDGGPRSASVTAETDSVLIKIPISAFVELMSREKDIACKIYKSIAVTLCQRLRDANDTLLLLSGGEQET, via the coding sequence ATGGAAGACATAGCATTACTTAAGAGGATTGAATTCTTTAATGGGCTTACTACACTTGAGCTAACACAGCTAAGCAGGATTACGGAGAGAACCACTTTTAAGCAGGGACAAGAGATAGTCACGCAGGGTGCGGTCTGCGATGCAGTGTATATCCTTAAGGATGGCTCTGTAAATGTGATAAAGGATGGAAAGCTTCTTATAACCTTAGATAAAGGCTCTCCTATAGGGGAAATCTCGTTTGTGGATGGAGGACCAAGGTCAGCCTCTGTAACTGCGGAAACAGATTCTGTTTTAATCAAGATACCTATTAGTGCCTTTGTAGAGCTTATGAGTAGGGAAAAAGATATTGCATGCAAGATATATAAGTCTATTGCAGTAACACTCTGCCAGAGGCTCAGGGATGCAAACGACACCCTGCTTTTGCTTTCCGGTGGAGAGCAGGAAACCTGA
- a CDS encoding endonuclease domain-containing protein, whose translation MNTSAKNLRKRQTEAEKLLWRHLRAKQLEGLKFRRQQPVDNYIVDFVCFEKRIVVEADGGQHAMEKDIERDSYLKRHGFKILRFWNNEILTNINGVLDVIRENCLKSPSP comes from the coding sequence TTGAATACCTCTGCTAAGAATCTCAGAAAAAGACAAACTGAGGCGGAGAAATTATTATGGAGACATCTAAGAGCAAAACAACTGGAGGGTTTGAAATTCAGAAGACAACAGCCTGTAGATAATTACATAGTTGATTTTGTCTGTTTTGAAAAACGGATAGTGGTTGAAGCGGATGGCGGACAGCATGCTATGGAAAAAGACATTGAAAGAGATAGCTACCTTAAAAGACATGGCTTTAAGATATTAAGGTTCTGGAATAATGAAATTCTGACAAACATAAACGGAGTGTTAGATGTGATAAGGGAGAATTGTTTAAAATCACCCTCCCCTTAA
- a CDS encoding alginate export family protein: MKKFLAIVLSSLFVLGIAGVAFAVQAEIPADTTAVTAKGATNVTIDGSIRIRGAMSQLDMDSDVGGTSSSYDHRVTLGATAKLEKVTGRILFEAGGGASSDVYTPGTNDGATGVYTQGNAKQSTPMLLESWILYKGDKVGLKAGHMPLALGNNLFFNHTKFGDDAIVLFMDPTKEIHVGLLTIKIDEESSEVKGNTEDSDAYVGLMTFKSEAFNASADITYLIDGDFLAANGLKFYNIGLRGDTKVGPLTVKADLELQSGSVEEGVSATQDYDLSGSAIMLGASMKLDPVSLSLEIGRGSGDDSGTANELETFVTSLGAGAPYPAFIYGPRVKTAANATNTGIANTQYIKVGAGAKVGPVDVKADLLLLTAVEEVDLGSSGTKSDDLGMEFDAKGTYKLAKNLTYWIEGGYFMPGDAYKTATKDADSAWALRHGLELSF; this comes from the coding sequence TTGAAGAAATTCTTAGCAATAGTTTTAAGCAGTCTTTTCGTTTTAGGTATTGCAGGAGTGGCATTTGCTGTTCAGGCAGAGATTCCTGCTGATACAACTGCGGTTACTGCAAAAGGTGCAACCAATGTTACCATTGACGGTAGCATCAGAATCCGTGGTGCGATGAGTCAACTTGACATGGACAGTGATGTAGGTGGCACAAGCTCATCCTATGACCACAGGGTAACACTCGGTGCAACCGCAAAGCTTGAGAAGGTAACAGGCAGAATCCTCTTTGAGGCTGGTGGTGGTGCAAGCTCAGATGTTTATACCCCAGGCACTAATGATGGTGCTACAGGTGTCTATACGCAGGGCAATGCAAAGCAGTCCACACCAATGCTCCTTGAGTCCTGGATTCTGTATAAGGGTGACAAAGTTGGCTTAAAAGCAGGTCATATGCCTTTAGCATTAGGAAACAATCTCTTCTTCAACCACACAAAATTCGGGGATGATGCAATAGTCCTTTTCATGGACCCTACAAAGGAGATTCATGTAGGATTACTCACAATAAAGATTGATGAGGAAAGCTCTGAAGTCAAGGGTAATACAGAGGATTCAGATGCATATGTAGGACTTATGACATTTAAGTCAGAGGCATTTAATGCATCTGCGGATATAACATACCTGATTGATGGAGACTTTCTGGCAGCTAATGGACTTAAGTTCTATAACATCGGCTTAAGAGGAGATACAAAGGTTGGTCCTCTTACAGTCAAGGCAGACCTTGAGCTACAGTCAGGTAGTGTAGAAGAAGGCGTCTCAGCAACTCAGGACTACGACTTATCAGGCTCAGCCATTATGCTTGGCGCAAGCATGAAGCTTGACCCTGTCTCATTAAGCCTTGAGATTGGAAGAGGCTCTGGTGATGACTCTGGAACGGCTAATGAGCTTGAGACTTTTGTAACAAGCTTAGGCGCTGGTGCACCTTATCCAGCATTCATCTATGGGCCAAGGGTAAAAACAGCCGCAAATGCTACTAACACAGGTATAGCCAACACACAGTATATAAAGGTTGGTGCAGGTGCAAAGGTTGGTCCTGTTGATGTGAAGGCTGACCTCCTCTTGCTAACAGCAGTTGAGGAAGTAGACCTCGGTAGCAGTGGCACAAAATCCGATGACCTTGGTATGGAGTTTGATGCAAAAGGAACATATAAGCTCGCAAAGAACCTCACATACTGGATAGAGGGTGGATACTTTATGCCAGGCGATGCATATAAGACAGCAACAAAAGATGCTGACAGTGCCTGGGCATTAAGGCATGGATTAGAGTTGAGCTTCTAA
- a CDS encoding Mov34/MPN/PAD-1 family protein yields the protein MLEASPMRVYLSENAFVDILLSSAEVYKKECLGFLLGYRLADRFIVEHAFSVQTARRKHKAVVFHSKDHKKIEPILTKLDKLQIIGDFHSHTQFGLTKGLAIPSEEDIAGMKPEHIYLIIAINNNEKTLSWGENRDGTVSGSVGRFFFKVSAYFFNNSVRKARIHCPFPPGF from the coding sequence ATGCTTGAGGCATCTCCAATGAGGGTATATCTTTCAGAGAATGCCTTTGTTGACATCCTTTTGTCTTCAGCAGAGGTATATAAAAAGGAATGCCTTGGGTTTCTGTTGGGCTACAGGCTTGCAGATAGGTTTATCGTTGAGCATGCATTTAGTGTTCAGACTGCAAGAAGGAAACATAAGGCAGTTGTGTTTCATAGCAAAGACCATAAAAAGATAGAGCCGATTCTTACTAAATTGGACAAGTTACAGATTATAGGAGACTTTCATTCTCATACACAGTTTGGCCTTACAAAGGGCCTTGCGATTCCCAGCGAGGAGGATATTGCAGGCATGAAGCCCGAGCATATATACCTCATAATTGCCATAAACAATAATGAAAAGACACTGTCATGGGGAGAAAACAGGGATGGGACAGTGTCAGGAAGCGTCGGAAGATTTTTCTTTAAGGTCTCAGCATACTTTTTTAATAATTCCGTTAGAAAAGCCCGCATACACTGTCCTTTTCCCCCGGGCTTCTGA
- a CDS encoding DUF4258 domain-containing protein codes for MAEFYFKIKTPLNVEIRTTKEYWQYLITKKHKIMENKEALVRETLNQPDEVRQSKINKDVFLYYRRFDKLYCIVVKHTGQEGFLITAYPVDKVKEGEVVWTR; via the coding sequence ATGGCTGAATTTTATTTTAAAATAAAAACACCCCTCAATGTTGAAATTAGAACTACTAAGGAGTACTGGCAATACCTCATCACTAAAAAGCATAAAATAATGGAAAACAAAGAGGCTCTTGTAAGAGAGACCTTAAATCAACCCGACGAAGTCAGGCAGAGCAAAATTAATAAAGATGTTTTCCTTTATTACAGGAGATTTGATAAACTATATTGTATAGTTGTAAAACACACAGGACAGGAAGGTTTCCTGATAACTGCTTATCCTGTGGACAAAGTAAAGGAAGGAGAAGTGGTATGGACAAGGTAG
- a CDS encoding universal stress protein, producing the protein MEVKRILYPTDFSEGSLVAVPLLTDLVKKYGAKLYILHVIYDVVRASGWYVPHTSMDELSKDMETGAKKEIEGCCVEELRGYKDIERIVIKGIPHEEILRFAGENKIDLIVIGTHGRKGLDKVIFGSTAAKVVRDAPCPVLTVRVPIRK; encoded by the coding sequence ATGGAGGTTAAAAGGATTCTTTATCCGACTGATTTCTCGGAGGGCTCTCTGGTGGCAGTGCCACTTCTTACTGACCTCGTTAAAAAATATGGGGCAAAACTCTATATCCTTCATGTGATTTACGATGTCGTAAGGGCATCGGGCTGGTATGTGCCCCACACAAGCATGGATGAACTTTCTAAGGACATGGAGACTGGTGCAAAGAAAGAGATTGAGGGATGCTGTGTTGAGGAGCTAAGAGGCTATAAGGACATCGAGAGGATTGTAATCAAGGGTATCCCTCATGAGGAAATCCTCAGATTTGCAGGAGAAAACAAGATTGACCTTATAGTAATAGGAACTCACGGAAGGAAAGGGCTTGACAAGGTCATCTTTGGCTCTACAGCCGCAAAGGTCGTAAGGGATGCACCTTGCCCTGTGCTGACTGTGAGGGTGCCCATTAGAAAATAA
- a CDS encoding TIGR04219 family outer membrane beta-barrel protein: MRKVLFVLCLLSLIAIPALAVAIGIEVGVGVWSEEPSGTLSYKPVALTDNLDLERDLKYDTETRAFGRVKIDMPLVIPNIYIMATPMSFKGRGSKTANFSWGGKTYDFTQPFDSELSMDHLDIAFFYGIPGLKKLTLEKLNLELGLNARLIDFYAEVSGTEDVTGNSIRESKSLTIPIPMLYAGIQVMPIKKLSIEAEGRGIAYGGDHYYSLIGRLKVKTVGPLFIAGGYRYDDIKFEEKDINAEVKFQGPFAEVGLKF; encoded by the coding sequence ATGAGAAAGGTTTTGTTTGTTTTATGTTTACTCTCTCTAATTGCCATTCCTGCTTTAGCAGTTGCCATCGGCATTGAGGTTGGTGTTGGTGTGTGGAGCGAGGAGCCTTCAGGCACATTATCCTATAAGCCTGTGGCTTTAACCGATAATCTGGACTTGGAAAGAGACCTTAAATACGACACCGAGACCCGTGCCTTTGGAAGGGTAAAGATAGATATGCCACTTGTCATCCCCAATATCTATATAATGGCAACCCCAATGAGCTTTAAAGGAAGAGGTTCAAAGACTGCTAACTTCAGTTGGGGCGGAAAAACATATGATTTTACTCAACCATTTGACTCGGAACTTTCAATGGACCATCTCGACATAGCCTTCTTTTATGGCATCCCGGGCTTAAAGAAGCTCACCCTCGAAAAACTCAATCTTGAGCTTGGGCTTAATGCAAGGCTTATAGATTTCTATGCAGAGGTAAGCGGAACTGAGGATGTCACAGGCAATTCTATTAGGGAATCAAAGAGCCTTACAATCCCAATTCCAATGCTCTATGCAGGCATTCAGGTTATGCCCATAAAGAAACTATCCATAGAGGCAGAGGGAAGAGGCATTGCATATGGAGGTGACCACTACTATAGCCTCATAGGAAGACTAAAGGTAAAGACAGTAGGTCCCCTTTTCATAGCAGGCGGATATAGATATGACGACATAAAGTTTGAGGAAAAGGATATAAACGCAGAGGTCAAATTTCAAGGACCCTTTGCAGAGGTAGGTCTCAAGTTTTAA